A region from the Plasmodium berghei ANKA genome assembly, chromosome: 9 genome encodes:
- a CDS encoding steryl ester hydrolase, putative: MALYALNDGLPVINVNISTMFNEVNNETYNFDFISGQKYYDSWRSPLPYEVFNKLEDLDDMEKIVHDITDGDFKAEKHHVYTIDGYKLNLYHITDSDKNYTPLKKKSLKKGVFCIGHGLMESSINAISGGYDSLPFKLLLKNYDIWLCNNRGNYLTEYVGKKYAMKKNLERYTIEDLRDIGFDESTYSKNLEYDKIDSKKKKKKFLEKLCNKQDKNKDESKPNPMKRKFYIKNNSCLNKKEMNNTNLQKKAIKNNHSDYNKNGIDSKVDMTSKSQINNDKKSNDNVQENINDVEIKYLKSMLPNSKLFTSEDINVKKIYELVGITENDLKYLDDMKKEDIEKNIKEIDKWTFEDLGKNDIPAIIKYIKSKTKQDKIMYIGLSQGSISLLIGGCLNPYVNNSIDRCYLMSLPIILWKKSEIFFALKGFILASKHFKKIIKLRNYAMKYIPQKLMKYLIINLSHFLTSNILKFVRNDICNKDIIYLNTPSGSNSTANIHKWLSSFDKGPVTDIFEKNSKNCTFPICLIYGDRDCLVDSNASIEYMQKLFKDNEMQIIKKNEWSHLDPMIADDEDIVFSHIMKDIKKDKSKNNNT; this comes from the coding sequence ATGGCATTATACGCTTTAAATGATGGATTACCAgtaataaatgtaaatatatctaCTATGTTTAATGAAGTAAATAATgaaacatataattttgattttataaGTGGACagaaatattatgataGTTGGAGAAGTCCATTACCCTATGAAGTATTTAACAAATTAGAAGATTTAGATgatatggaaaaaatagttCATGATATAACTGATGGCGATTTTAAAGCAGAAAAACATCATGTATATACTATTGATGGTTATAAgttaaatttatatcatattaCTGATTCagataaaaattatacacctttaaaaaaaaaatctttaaaaaaaggagTATTTTGTATAGGGCATGGATTAATGGAATCGTCTATAAATGCTATATCAGGAGGTTATGATTCATTAccttttaaattattattaaaaaattatgatatttGGTTGTGTAATAATAGAGGTAATTATTTAACTGAATAtgttggaaaaaaatatgctatgaaaaaaaatttagagAGGTATACAATTGAAGATTTACGTGATATTGGATTTGATGAAAGTACATATTCTAAAAATTTggaatatgataaaattgattcaaaaaaaaaaaaaaaaaaatttctagaaaaattatgtaacaaacaagataaaaataaggaTGAAAGCAAACCTAACCCAATGAAAAggaaattttatataaaaaataattcatgtttaaataaaaaagaaatgaataatactaatttacaaaaaaaggcaataaaaaacaatcaTAGTGATTATAATAAGAATGGAATCGATTCTAAAGTTGATATGACTTCTAAAAGTCAAATTAACAATGATAAAAAGTCAAATGATAACGTtcaagaaaatataaatgatgttgaaataaaatatttaaaaagtatGTTACCAAATAGTAAGTTATTTACATCAGAAGACataaatgttaaaaaaatttatgaacTCGTTGGTATAACtgaaaatgatttaaaatatttagatgatatgaaaaaagaagatattgaaaaaaatattaaagaaaTAGATAAATGGACTTTTGAAGATTTGGGTAAAAATGATATCCCTgcaataattaaatatataaaaagtaaaacaaaacaagataaaataatgtatattGGATTATCACAAGGATCTATATCACTTTTGATTGGGGGGTGCCTAAATCCTTATGTCAATAATAGTATAGATCGATGCTATTTAATGTCTTTACCTATTATTTTGTGGAAAAAAtctgaaatattttttgcattaAAAGGATTTATACTCGCATcaaaacattttaaaaaaataataaaattaagaaattatgctatgaaatatattccacaaaaattaatgaaatatttaataattaacTTATCTCATTTCTTAacttcaaatatattaaaatttgttcGAAATGATATTTGTAACAAagatataatttatttaaataccCCAAGTGGATCGAATTCAACTGctaatattcataaatgGTTATCATCATTCGATAAAGGACCAGTAACagatatatttgaaaaaaatagtaaaaattgTACATTCCCTATATGTCTTATATATGGCGATAGAGATTGTCTTGTTGATTCAAATGCTTCAATTGAATATATGCAAAAGCTTTTTAAAGACAACGAAATgcaaataattaaaaaaaatgaatggTCACATTTAGACCCAATGATTGCAGATGATGAAGATATAGTTTTTTCTCATATTAtgaaagatataaaaaaagacaaatctaaaaataataatacataa
- a CDS encoding WD repeat-containing protein, putative, whose protein sequence is MCETNKNISQWVPLGGNDQEKIYREDLNNEENKLLKDDNVSNTEKELILKNQNFVKDLELLELNFGGNMIKNKPILSKNNISYFCTEKNIICLNLKKKKKKIIVTSFSIDRIFYFYDKKYEEEYLILKGFDNYIYVYQITNNTFQFVKKFIINNLFYINSFGKNGELCLATWEYVEKKLYANFFLLRFSFNYENSFYNFDKKNDNNQQNDEQVDDSIPTHITYNYESGFENECDISTYPIELSIIHDDEYESEYFSKNNYYNTNFKRPTKEKKKKKVITTKLILKPILKIKYIFFSMIDMDKNLSKLILANNNLIIIYDLTKSWYNIIYYNNYISTIKISDDDKSLCVGFFNGYIYILNFGEIMPINYEQNQNKHESLKNNHNMFQKMDSQNLLNNIKEFSRMFPYIPVFEADYISNDTLKIQSNDQECDNELKNIGNDNDFVKNIPYINLGGFLKNMINKQRVHCTKYKWHSHSVYNIITEKNKIISTGEEAVILIYNKNDASFEFISHLGSPCYYIYLNTQKNIIICNSLNNSMFFINYNKRLFFYKYNGLSMPLKLTRLFYNNLDMIINIKKSFCIFGDQLFGKFNYYGKPKNKKNAIQINNLNILNDEKINHDYMSEIEENDSPQNNNIDNKEVDDSYNYSENENNEMTKKSIITFESIQNELEKSIYNNANIENSLYQNFQLSYFCGSNDGLICCFLTSFAHLQLYNVEKNKHIKNICPLNIIYKSRTDSEKVNDIELNLYAINNTRNIIMTIEKRNYYMYGVLDTINQDLIHTTYTIRFWIHIKNFDYFDMFQYTINKEPEDFSNIIGNNKDGEEFQMDENDKTQSDANQNNSKINTNNIEKYKKIIPHPALSLFILLGSDGNITYWCLEKSDKILGDDVYKNFEIESYEMDSVHLAYVMKNTENETDIYANNTNNNDDVENNTAKDKLNNEEEGETYNIITVVKNINYKNTPILNGDISKDGGILCICHDTLISIWDCINLKTLAIINHPMYTLLNDYIFNLYKGIEIFDVENNIYMCYYSFDTLFIYSLNQFHLVHEKKFNGIIEYVKFDKHSSKMLAVGITKRIKNSNDQKINEHHYDNTCLVQKNYLYKFSQNYLKKKKKFYLSQNKPIIAIEFAPINKEQSVTLSNYQDEAIIIALNSKFQICTFYFNNYPKHAQLR, encoded by the coding sequence atgtgtgaaacaaacaaaaacaTTTCACAATGGGTACCATTGGGTGGAAATGATCAAGAAAAGATATACAGAGAagatttaaataatgaagaaaataaattattaaaagatGATAATGTAAGTAATACAGAAAAGGAattgatattaaaaaaccaaaattttgtaaaagaTTTAGAACTATTAGAATTAAATTTCGGTGggaatatgataaaaaataaaccaatattaagtaaaaataacatatcATACTTTTGtacagaaaaaaatataatatgtttaaatttaaaaaaaaaaaaaaaaaaaataattgtaaCATCGTTTTCTATAGAtcgaatattttatttttatgataaaaaatatgaagaagaatatttaatattaaaaggatttgataattatatatatgtatatcaAATTACGAATAATACTTTCcaatttgttaaaaaatttattataaataatttattttatattaatagtTTTGGAAAAAATGGCGAACTCTGTTTAGCTACCTGGGAATatgtagaaaaaaaattatatgctAACTTTTTCTTACTAAGATTTTCCTTTAATTATGAAAACagtttttacaattttgataaaaaaaatgataataaccAACAAAATGACGAACAAGTAGATGATTCAATACCTACTCATATCacatataattatgaatCGGGTTTTGAAAATGAATGTGACATAAGTACTTATCCAATTGAGTTGTCTATAATACATGACGATGAATATGAAAgtgaatatttttcaaaaaataattattataatacaaattttaaaagaccaacaaaagaaaaaaaaaaaaaaaaagttattacaacaaaattaatattaaaaccaattttaaaaataaaatatatatttttttcaatgaTAGATAtggataaaaatttatctaaattaattttagcaaataataatttaataataatatatgatcTAACAAAAAGTTGgtacaatattatatattataataattatatatcaaCTATTAAAATAAGTGATGATGATAAATCTTTATGTGTTGGTTTTTTCAAtggttatatatatattcttaatTTTGGTGAAATTATGCCTATTaattatgaacaaaatcaaaataaacatgaatcgttaaaaaataaccaTAATATGTTTCAAAAAATGGATTCTCAAAATCttctaaataatataaaagaatttTCAAGAATGTTTCCTTATATTCCAGTTTTTGAAGCAGATTATATAAGTAACGATactttaaaaatacaatcAAATGATCAGGAATGTgataatgaattaaaaaatataggaAATGACAAcgattttgtaaaaaatattccatATATTAATCTAGGGGGGtttctaaaaaatatgattaatAAACAAAGAGTTCACtgtacaaaatataaatggcATAGTCATTCcgtttataatataataacagaaaaaaataaaataatttcaaCAGGGGAAGAAGCTGTCATATTgatatataacaaaaatgatGCATCATTTGAATTTATTTCTCATTTAGGCTCTCcatgttattatatttatttaaacacacaaaaaaatataattatttgcaACTCATTAAATAACTcaatgttttttattaattataacaaacgtttatttttttataaatataacgGTTTATCTATGCCATTAAAATTAACTCGtttgttttataataatctagatatgattataaatataaaaaaatctttttgtattttcgGAGATCAATTATTTggtaaatttaattattatggaaaacctaaaaataaaaaaaacgcaattcaaattaataatttaaatattttgaatgatgaaaaaataaatcatgaTTATATGAGCGAAATCGAAGAAAATGATAGCCCccaaaataacaatatagATAATAAAGAAGTTGATGATTCTTATAATTATtctgaaaatgaaaataatgaaatgacaaaaaaaagcatCATAACATTTGAATCAATACAAAATGAATTagaaaaaagtatatataataatgcaaatatagaaaacagtttatatcaaaatttCCAATTGTCTTATTTTTGCGGATCAAATGATGGATTAATATGTTGTTTCTTAACATCTTTTGCACATTTACAATTGTATAatgtagaaaaaaataaacatataaaaaatatatgtccattaaatataatatataaaagtcGAACAGATTCAGAAAAAGTAAATGATATagaattaaatttatatgctattaataatacaagAAATATCATTATGACtattgaaaaaagaaattattatatgtatggTGTTTTAGATACAATTAATCAAGATTTAATACATACTACTTATACTATTCGATTCTggatacatataaaaaatttcgATTATTTTGATATGTTTCAATATACGATTAATAAAGAACCTGAagatttttcaaatattatagGAAATAATAAGGATGGAGAAGAATTCCAAATggatgaaaatgataaaactCAATCTGATGCTAACCAAAATAATtctaaaataaatacaaataatattgaaaaatataaaaaaataattcctCATCCAGCTTTaagtttatttatattattaggTTCAGACGGAAATATAACATATTGGTGTTTAGAAAAATCTGATAAAATTTTAGGAGAtgatgtatataaaaattttgaaattgAAAGCTATGAAATGGATAGCGTTCATTTAGCATATGTTATGAAAAATACAGAAAATGAAACagatatatatgcaaataatACTAATAATAACGATGATgttgaaaataatacagCAAAAGATAAActaaataatgaagaagaaggcgaaacatataatattataactgttgtgaaaaatataaattataaaaatactcCAATTTTGAATGGAGATATAAGTAAAGATGGAGgcatattatgtatatgtcATGATACACTAATATCTATATGGGATTgtataaatttgaaaacATTAGCAATAATTAATCATCCTATGTATACATTACTAAAcgattatatatttaatttatataaaggaatagaaatatttgatgttgaaaataatatatatatgtgttattattcatttgatactctttttatttattctttGAACCAATTTCATTTAGTgcatgaaaaaaaatttaatggaATAATTGAATATGTGAAATTTGATAAGCATTCCTCAAAGATGTTAGCAGTAGGTATAACTAAGAGAATTAAGAATTCTAATgatcaaaaaattaatgagCATCATTATGATAATACCTGTCTTGTtcagaaaaattatttatataaatttagccaaaattatttaaaaaaaaaaaaaaaattttatttgtcaCAAAATAAACCAATTATAGCCATAGAATTTGCTCCAATAAATAAGGAACAGAGCGTAACATTAAGCAATTATCAAGATGAGGCAATAATTATAGCACTAAATTCAAAATTTCAGATATGCaccttttattttaataattatccTAAGCATGCACAGTTAAGGTAA
- a CDS encoding DnaJ protein, putative, with protein sequence MVINQGITKCQNTEILPNNNKKNTNEIHLCKINYFDNIIDLTKLENTNEKNMILEKKKKDYIKSDNENAIKIKNVPIPKKKQTPLIKKTNKINNNSKNICNGTCHTSNVKYIMNRTINRIKNLSNNHQNILKNNGFKTNFFNKIYNAEEVYKMNLDYDSTLSSIQKKENEKIKMLYFKYYKCLFCVDEKDIEHFCFKKYDNDLSSNYCKPCKKFFKLIISHGMKYKGKLINLNFINPEIQNTTFTYKCNKHHMFHISLFHIAHNLWCPNDYCLFECRNKNAKNYSTEFFRLKELDTMEKQKNIFLRAKIYCLFNSYGAIPDTKKNEQSNYSSDVDRIIKNASNPWEVLQVSKYSQNSASTKEEIKKIAKKNYYSLALKVHPDKNKNNNAPLAMNILTNSMKTIMSI encoded by the exons ATGGTTATAAATCAAGGAATTACAAAATGCCAAAATACTGAAATACTTccaaataacaataaaaaaaatactaatgaaatacatttatgtaaaataaattattttgataatataattgatTTAACAAAACTTGAAAATAcgaatgaaaaaaatatgattttggaaaaaaaaaaaaaagactACATAAAATCAGATAACGAAAAtgcaataaaaattaagaaCGTGCCAataccaaaaaaaaaacaaacaccattaataaaaaaaacaaataaaattaacaacaattccaaaaatatatgtaatggTACATGTCACACTTCCAATGTTAAATACATTATGAACAGAACGATaaatagaataaaaaatctcTCAAACAATCACCaaaacatattaaaaaataatggatTTAAAacgaatttttttaataaaatatataatgcagaagaagtatataaaatgaacTTAGATTATGATAGTACTCTATCTagtatacaaaaaaaagaaaatgaaaaaattaaaatgttatattttaaatattataaatgtttattttgtgtagatgaaaaagatattgaacatttttgttttaaaaaatatgataatgaTTTGTCAAGTAACTATTGTAAACcttgtaaaaaattttttaaattaatcaTATCGCATGGAATGAAATATAAAggaaaattaattaatctaaattttatcaatcctgaaattcaaaatactacatttacatataaatgtaataaacACCATATGTTTCATATATCCTTATTTCATATTGCTCATAATTTATGGTGTCCTAATGattattgtttatttgagtgtagaaataaaaatgccAAGAATTATTCAACTGAATTTTTTCGTTTAAAAGAATTAGATACTAtggaaaaacaaaaaaatatattcttaCGAGCCAAGATATATTGCTTATTTAATTCTTATGGAG CTATTCCAGacacgaaaaaaaatgaacaatCTAACTATTCGAGTGACg TTGATAGAATTATAAAGAATGCCAGCAATCCATGGGAAGTCCTACAA GTTAGCAAATATTCCCAAAATTCTGCATCCACAAAAGAAgagattaaaaaaatagcaaaaaaaaattattatagttTAGCTCTAAAAGTCCATCCAgacaaaaacaaaaataataat GCACCATTGGcaatgaatattttaacGAACTCCATGAAAACAATTATGTCTATATAA
- a CDS encoding 40S ribosomal protein S18, putative: protein MSLQVIDQNDFHHILRILNTNVDGKEKVTIALTAIKGIGKRIANVICKQANVDPTKRAGELTTEEINNIVHIMSSPSQFKIPDWFLNRRRDIKDGKNLHVIANQLDSYLREDLERMKKIRLHRGLRHHWGLRVRGQHTKTTGRRGRTVGVAKKKGA from the exons atgtCATTACAAGTAATTGATCAAAACGATTTTCACCATATATTAAGaattttaaatacaaatgttgatggaaaagaaaaagtaACAATAGCATTAACTGCTATTAAAGGTATTGGAAAAAGAATTGCCAATGTCATTTGCAAACAAGCAAATGTTGATCCAACAAAAAGAGCTGGAGAATTAACAACTGAAGAAATCAATAAT ATTGTTCATATAATGAGCTCCCCATCTCAATTTAAAATCCCAGATTGGTTTTTAAACAGAAGAAGAGATATTAAGGATGGAAAGAATTTACATGTCATAGCTAACCAACTTGATTCCTACTTACGTGAAGATTTAGAaagaatgaaaaaaattcgATTACATAGAGGCTTACGTCACCATTGGGGATTAAGAGTTCGTGGTCAACACACTAAAACTACAGGAAGAAGAGGAAGAACTGTTGGTGTTGCCAAGAAAAAAGGAGcgtaa
- a CDS encoding autophagy-related protein 7, putative, producing the protein MNINKCEAYSEELEKVQTCGQEKGQILKHCYNEFKIDISFFLKLHEQKINIYKLKSDYVNLISETYVKKIKVEYKYKKINNLDIIEFYYPYKNTSFIEINKNSFETDKICIEFRKNEEKKFQKINNYNKKYQGLLLNFNTLEEFLNANKTKHVNNSMNDIKMYVVCENNEKKKKKCIYDNSFWEYKQDELDFFEKINKYLILSYFDLKKCICYYSISNPVIKPLGNFKEILPSQRLHIYINTENVYLNKEIKEINVIDTIYLSQKIDDCFNSHKMFVKSRVFLLLRFKNDDINDGNYYDEFMQNSYEILSNIQSEENNEFYKINSFKKLYEYIFYDDKYKENSMNDNQQNEYILHCSILRKNLNLVVLPINCLSELKEEINMSKDKVLKNIKKKYFDIYICMIDHNLIHNSLNWDARNLLYFLTIKYELYNFEISLLAFRDIGLLGDQIICLFNKNNELIFKCPIFSKDHQTSSNDNSQIVFKAVSEILGISYDLVEVIDYSEKKKKFNFELIKQYNNSSNNANKLDNKNLNEIKIDLSDKKNKLVKFFLNSSIFNIKMMGISDFFKIDKNMNSLKYEIIPGWKKYIEKKNNKIKENIIYVINLNNFLNKNTIQRISLELNIKLIKWRILKNFKFEKIHDLKILIIGLGTLGCSVARTCVAWGIKNFTFIDNSRVSFSNVSRQSLFNLENAESYNNIGEYKSIAAKNNLLKISPDLNIISKIMDIPMPGHLNYLKNENLYNTIEELDKIIDNHDVVFLLTDSKESRYFPSLLIAEKHYNCLKKYKNFQNNNIYDTSKLDEWKNTTIQYTENITYKNYMYVLNDGIENININPKLISNKKNELNNHRNIFYSNILSTITQINKMPPLGISVALGFDSFQVIRHSYLYFKGGCYFCNDMNSPTDSMSYRTIDEKCTVTRPGISSISSSIATELLISLTQHPLQFSAPHVENDQYICFDSECDNLKNKNIETSNSFASCLGATPHIITFNLSNLSIRKIYSDAFDRCVCCSEPVILKYQENKSEFVKKVISESLVLEDITNMNVLKQADEKDVIIFE; encoded by the exons atgaatataaataaatgcgAAGCTTATTCAGAAGAGTTGGAAAAAGTACAAACATGCGGTCAGGAAAAAGGACAAATACTAAAGCATTGCTACAACGAATTTAAAATagatatatctttttttttaaagttaCATGaacagaaaataaatatttataaattaaaaagtgATTATGTTAATTTAATTTCAGAAACatatgtgaaaaaaataaaagtagaatataaatacaaaaagataaataatttagacataattgaattttattatccATATAAGAATACTAGTTTTATagaaattaacaaaaactCATTTGAAACAGacaaaatatgtatagagtttcgaaaaaatgaagaaaaaaaattccaaaaaattaataattataataaaaaatatcagggattacttttaaattttaacaCATTAGAAGAATTCTTAAATgcaaataaaacaaaacatGTTAACAACTCAAtgaatgatataaaaatgtatgtagtatgtgaaaataatgaaaaaaaaaaaaaaaaatgtatatatgataattcTTTTTGGGAATATAAACAAGATGAATTagatttttttgaaaaaataaataaatatttaatattaagttattttgatttgaaaaaatgtatatgtTATTATAGTATATCAAACCCAGTAATCAAACCATTAGgaaattttaaagaaatattgCCATCCCAAAggttacatatatatataaacacagaaaatgtttatttaaataaggaaataaaagaaattaatGTTATAGAcacaatttatttatctCAAAAAATAGATGACTGTTTTAATAGCCATAAAATGTTTGTAAAATCGAgagtatttttattgttaagatttaaaaatgaCGATATAAATGATGGGAATTATTATGATGAATTCATGCAAAACAGTTATgaaattttatcaaatatccaaagtgaagaaaataatgaattttataaaataaacagttttaaaaaattatatgaatatattttttatgatgataaatataaagaaaatagtATGAATGATAATcaacaaaatgaatatattttacattgtagtatattaagaaaaaatttgaatttaGTAGTTTTACCAATTAACTGTTTGAGCGAATTAAAAGAGGAAATTAATATGTCAAAAGAtaaagttttaaaaaatataaaaaaaaaatattttgatatatacatatgtatgaTTGATCATAATCTTATACATAATTCACTAAATTGGGATGCTAGAaacttattatattttttaacaattaaatatgaattatataattttgagaTTAGTTTATTGGCATTTAGAGATATAGGCTTATTGGGCGatcaaataatttgtttatttaataaaaataatgagttgatttttaaatgtcctatattttcaaaagaTCATCAAACTAGTAGTAATGATAATTCCCAAATTGTATTCAAAGCTGTTTCAGAAATTTTAGGAATAAGTTATGATTTAGTAGAGGTAATAGACtattcagaaaaaaaaaaaaagtttaattttgaattaataaaacagTATAATAATTCCAGTAACAATGCTAATAAATTagacaataaaaatttaaatgaaataaaaatcgaTTTaagtgataaaaaaaataagttggttaaattttttttaaattcatcaatatttaatataaaaatgatggGAATTTctgatttttttaaaatagataaaaatatgaattctttaaaatatgaaataattcCAGGATGGAAAAagtatatagaaaaaaaaaataacaaaataaaagaaaatataatatatgttataaacttaaataattttttaaataaaaatacaatacaAAGAATATCACtagaattaaatataaaattaataaaatggagaattttaaaaaattttaaatttgaaaaaattcatgatttaaaaatattaataattggGTTGGGTACATTGGGTTGTTCAGTTGCTAGGACTTGTGTAGCGTGgggaataaaaaattttacatttatagATAATTCACGAGTTTCTTTTTCAAATGTTAGTAGACAAagtttatttaatttagaaaatgCAGAATCTTATAATAACATTGGAGAATACAAATCTATAGCtgctaaaaataatttgttaaaaatatctccagatttaaatattattagtaaAATAATGGATATACCAATGCCTGgtcatttaaattatttaaaaaatgaaaatctTTATAATACAATAGAAGAATTAGACAAAATAATTGATAATCATGAtgttgtatttttattaacagaTTCAAAGGAATCACGATACTTTCCATCTCTATTAATAGCTGAAAAACATTATAactgtttaaaaaaatataaaaattttcaaaataataatatttatgataCATCCAAACTGGACGAATGGAAAAATACCACAATCCAATATACAGAAAAcataacatataaaaattatatgtatgtattgAACGATggtatagaaaatataaatattaaccCTAAACTgatttcaaataaaaaaaatgaattaaataatcatagaaatatattttatagtaatatattatcaacAATAACTcagataaataaaatgccACCTTTAGGTATATCTGTGGCATTAGGGTTTGATTCATTTCAAGTTATAAGACattcttatttatattttaaaggtggttgttatttttgtaatgaTATGAATTCACCAACTGATTCAATGAGTTATAGAACGATAGATGAAAAGTGCACTGTAACTAGACCCGGTATTAGTTCGATAAGTAGTAGCATTGCAACAGAGTTGTTAATATCTTTAACACAACATCCATTGCAATTTTCTGCCCCACATGTTGAAAATGatcaatatatttgttttgaTTCCGAATgtgataatttaaaaaataagaatataGAAACGTCAAATTCATTTGCTTCATGTTTAGGAGCTACTCCGCATATTATaacttttaatttatcGAATTTATCAATTCGAAAGATTTATTCAGATGCTTTCGATAGATGTGTTTGTTGCTCAGAGCCCGTGATTTTAAAATACCAGGAAAACAAATCTGAGTTTGTTAAAAAG GTGATTAGCGAAAGTCTTGTACTTGAGGATATAACAAACATGAATGTTCTTAAACAAGCCGATGAAAAAgatgtaataatttttgaGTAA